From the genome of Paracoccus seriniphilus, one region includes:
- a CDS encoding MerR family transcriptional regulator, with translation MCARFDVTPRTLRYYEYIELLSPKREGRSRFYGPREVARMTLILRGRRFGFSLEEIRQWLSLYEEKGSRQQYESWLALAERQLKVLDEQIAELQAARADLESLRDISKKEMQDMT, from the coding sequence ATGTGCGCGCGTTTCGATGTCACACCTCGCACCCTGCGCTATTATGAATACATTGAACTGCTCAGCCCCAAGCGTGAGGGCCGCAGCCGGTTTTACGGCCCGCGCGAAGTCGCACGCATGACATTGATTCTGCGTGGACGGCGCTTTGGCTTTTCGCTGGAAGAGATCCGGCAATGGCTGTCGCTCTACGAGGAAAAGGGCAGCCGGCAGCAATATGAAAGCTGGCTGGCCCTGGCCGAACGGCAACTGAAGGTTCTGGATGAGCAGATCGCCGAGCTTCAGGCAGCGCGTGCAGATCTCGAATCCCTGCGCGACATCAGCAAGAAGGAAATGCAAGACATGACATGA
- a CDS encoding MerR family transcriptional regulator, with protein MQEELMTIREMCDAFDVTPRTLRFYESRELIFPERRGQRRLYDRRDRARLTLILRGKRFGFSLEQIRQLLEFYEPGGSNVTQIAATLKVGRDRLADMERQYAELGEAIHDLKAQIAEATARLAAMTRDTHED; from the coding sequence ATGCAAGAGGAACTGATGACAATTCGCGAGATGTGCGATGCGTTTGACGTTACGCCGCGCACCTTGCGTTTTTACGAATCCCGCGAATTGATCTTTCCTGAACGCAGGGGCCAGCGACGGCTCTATGACCGCCGCGACCGGGCCCGTCTGACCCTCATTCTGCGGGGCAAGCGCTTTGGCTTCAGCCTCGAACAGATACGACAGCTTCTGGAATTCTACGAGCCGGGGGGAAGCAACGTGACCCAGATCGCCGCGACATTGAAGGTCGGGCGCGATCGACTGGCCGATATGGAACGCCAATATGCGGAACTCGGTGAGGCCATCCACGATCTGAAAGCCCAGATCGCCGAGGCGACGGCCCGCCTTGCCGCCATGACACGCGACACGCACGAGGATTGA